One genomic region from Macellibacteroides fermentans encodes:
- a CDS encoding peptidase associated/transthyretin-like domain-containing protein, with the protein MKNLAFVTGLFLASILFTGCASILTKTTYPVAINSSPEGANVTITGKKGTMVYEGTTPAIVKLKSSNGFFSGENYMIKFDKEGYQPVTRQVGSKVEGWYWGNILFGGLIGMIIVDPATGAMYKLDTEAVDVSLVKLEKNAENQVNINSIPEDWKKHLVLIKEGEEKSTK; encoded by the coding sequence ATGAAAAATTTAGCTTTTGTTACCGGATTATTTCTAGCTTCTATTTTATTTACGGGATGTGCTTCCATTTTAACTAAAACCACCTATCCAGTTGCCATTAACTCTTCTCCAGAAGGTGCCAATGTAACGATTACCGGGAAAAAGGGAACCATGGTTTACGAAGGAACTACGCCTGCCATTGTGAAATTAAAATCAAGTAACGGATTCTTCTCAGGAGAAAATTACATGATCAAGTTTGACAAAGAGGGATACCAGCCTGTTACCAGACAAGTGGGTTCTAAAGTAGAAGGATGGTATTGGGGTAACATCTTGTTTGGAGGCCTTATTGGTATGATTATCGTCGATCCGGCAACTGGTGCGATGTATAAGCTGGATACCGAGGCTGTTGATGTGAGTTTAGTGAAACTTGAGAAAAATGCAGAAAACCAGGTGAATATCAATTCAATCCCCGAAGATTGGAAAAAACATCTGGTGCTGATAAAAGAAGGTGAAGAAAAGAGCACTAAGTAA
- the cysK gene encoding cysteine synthase A codes for MGKIAKQLTELVGNTPLLELSAFNASKGLEAAVVAKLESFNPVGCVKERIALAMVEDAEAKGILKPGATIIEPTSGNTGVGLAFVAAVKGYKLVLTMPETMSLERRALLKALGAELVLTPGPGGMKAAIQKATDLQAETEGSVILQQFENPANPEIHKKTTGEEIWRDTDGKVDIFVAGVGTGGTISGVGEALKAHNPHVKIIAVEPADSPVLSGGAPSPHKIQGIGAGFIPKTYNPAVVDEIITVTNDAAIKTSRELAQKEGLLVGISSGAAAWAAAEVAKRPENKGKLIVTLLPDTGERYLSTVLYAFDEYPL; via the coding sequence ATGGGAAAGATTGCTAAACAATTGACTGAACTCGTCGGAAATACTCCGTTGTTGGAGCTTTCTGCTTTTAATGCGAGTAAAGGGCTGGAAGCAGCCGTAGTGGCAAAACTGGAATCATTCAATCCGGTTGGTTGTGTGAAGGAACGTATCGCCCTGGCCATGGTTGAAGATGCCGAAGCCAAGGGTATTCTAAAACCGGGTGCGACCATTATTGAACCTACCAGTGGTAACACCGGCGTTGGACTGGCTTTTGTTGCAGCTGTAAAAGGTTATAAGCTGGTTCTTACCATGCCCGAAACCATGAGTCTGGAACGCCGCGCTCTGCTAAAAGCTCTTGGTGCTGAATTGGTGCTGACTCCAGGTCCCGGCGGAATGAAGGCTGCCATACAGAAGGCAACCGATCTGCAGGCTGAAACCGAAGGTTCTGTAATCCTTCAGCAATTTGAAAACCCGGCAAATCCCGAGATACATAAAAAAACAACCGGAGAAGAGATCTGGCGCGATACAGACGGCAAAGTGGACATTTTTGTTGCCGGTGTTGGAACAGGTGGTACTATCAGTGGAGTGGGTGAGGCCCTTAAGGCACATAATCCCCATGTGAAAATCATCGCCGTAGAACCGGCCGACTCACCCGTATTGTCGGGTGGAGCCCCTTCGCCTCATAAGATTCAGGGTATAGGTGCCGGATTCATTCCTAAAACATACAATCCTGCGGTGGTGGACGAAATTATAACCGTAACAAACGATGCGGCCATTAAAACAAGTCGCGAGCTGGCACAAAAAGAGGGATTGCTGGTTGGTATTTCTTCCGGAGCTGCGGCATGGGCTGCTGCCGAAGTAGCTAAACGACCCGAAAACAAAGGCAAGCTGATTGTAACGCTGCTGCCAGATACCGGCGAACGCTACTTAAGTACCGTATTGTATGCATTTGACGAATATCCTTTGTAA
- a CDS encoding malate dehydrogenase has protein sequence MKFVTNEKLTIIGAAGMIGSNMAQTALMMNLTPNICLYDPFGPALEGVAEELNHCAFKGVNITWTTDIREALTGSSYIVSSGGAPRKAGMTREDLLKGNAEIARQLGMDIKTYCPDVKHVIVVFNPADITGLVTLLYSGLKPTQVSTLAALDSTRLQSELARYFSIPASEIHNCRTYGGHGEQMAVFASTTFIKDRKLSDLIGTPEMPAEDWNELKQRVIQGGKHIIELRGRSSFQSPAYLSICMIAAAMGGAAFEWPAGMYIQDGKFGHITMAMETTITAQGITYKEVTGTSEEESELGESYTHLCKLRDEVIEMGILPPVKEWNKLNTHIK, from the coding sequence ATGAAATTTGTAACAAACGAAAAACTCACAATTATCGGAGCCGCCGGAATGATAGGTTCCAATATGGCTCAAACAGCCCTGATGATGAATCTGACTCCCAACATTTGTTTATATGATCCCTTTGGTCCCGCATTGGAGGGAGTAGCAGAAGAATTGAATCATTGTGCTTTTAAAGGGGTTAATATCACCTGGACAACCGATATACGTGAAGCCCTTACAGGCTCTTCTTATATCGTTTCATCCGGAGGTGCACCACGCAAAGCAGGTATGACACGTGAAGATCTTTTAAAAGGCAATGCCGAAATCGCACGCCAGTTGGGAATGGATATCAAGACCTATTGCCCGGATGTCAAACATGTGATTGTTGTATTTAATCCCGCTGATATTACAGGATTGGTTACTCTTCTGTATTCCGGATTAAAACCCACGCAGGTTTCTACACTTGCCGCACTGGACAGTACGCGCCTTCAATCGGAACTGGCTAGATACTTTAGCATTCCGGCATCCGAAATACATAATTGCCGCACCTATGGCGGACATGGAGAACAAATGGCTGTATTTGCATCTACCACTTTTATAAAAGACCGGAAATTGTCCGATCTGATCGGAACTCCGGAAATGCCTGCCGAAGATTGGAATGAATTAAAACAAAGGGTCATTCAGGGAGGAAAGCACATAATCGAACTAAGAGGCAGATCATCATTTCAAAGTCCGGCTTATCTTTCCATCTGTATGATTGCAGCTGCTATGGGAGGTGCCGCGTTTGAATGGCCAGCCGGGATGTATATACAGGACGGGAAATTCGGCCATATCACCATGGCCATGGAAACGACGATTACAGCACAAGGAATTACATATAAGGAGGTAACCGGAACAAGTGAAGAGGAGTCTGAACTGGGCGAAAGTTACACACACCTGTGTAAACTAAGAGATGAAGTTATCGAGATGGGCATCCTTCCTCCTGTAAAGGAGTGGAATAAGCTTAATACTCATATTAAATAG
- the porD gene encoding type IX secretion system protein PorD, with amino-acid sequence MKKLMYVFVCLLLCFTAGAQELNARVTINSDKVQGTNKQVFTTLQTALTEFINNRRWTDATFAVNERIDCTFTFIINEMPSESSFKAELQVQARRPVYNSGYSTTLFNFRDTQLDFDYTEFEPLDYAQNTLQSNLTASVVFYIYVILGLDFDSFAPQGGTAYLQQAMQVTTLAQSEMAWNGWKAFDGNRNRHALITALTDNTSEIFRNFWYTYHRKGLDEMAANPDRGRTTIIESLPVLQQIQSARPGSVLLQLFSDGKLDEVTGVYTKANQTEKQEGFKLLSAIYPTQTTRLESLKK; translated from the coding sequence ATGAAGAAGCTGATGTATGTGTTTGTATGCCTGTTGCTTTGTTTTACAGCCGGGGCGCAGGAACTCAATGCCCGGGTCACGATAAACAGTGACAAGGTGCAGGGAACCAACAAACAGGTGTTTACAACACTGCAGACGGCACTTACTGAGTTTATAAATAACCGGAGGTGGACGGATGCCACGTTTGCCGTGAACGAACGGATCGACTGTACCTTTACGTTTATTATAAACGAAATGCCTTCCGAGTCGAGCTTCAAGGCCGAGTTACAGGTGCAGGCCCGTCGTCCGGTCTATAATTCGGGTTATTCCACTACGTTGTTTAATTTTAGAGATACCCAGCTGGATTTCGACTATACCGAGTTCGAACCGCTGGACTACGCGCAGAATACCTTGCAGAGCAACCTTACCGCCTCGGTGGTTTTCTATATCTATGTTATCCTGGGACTGGATTTCGACAGCTTTGCACCCCAGGGAGGAACTGCCTATCTGCAACAAGCGATGCAGGTAACCACCCTGGCTCAGTCGGAAATGGCCTGGAACGGATGGAAAGCATTCGATGGCAATCGTAACAGACATGCCCTGATTACTGCGCTGACCGACAATACCTCCGAGATTTTCCGGAACTTCTGGTACACATACCATCGGAAAGGATTGGACGAGATGGCTGCAAATCCGGATCGCGGACGCACAACCATCATCGAGTCACTCCCTGTATTGCAGCAAATACAGTCGGCACGCCCCGGATCTGTTTTACTACAGCTTTTTTCGGATGGCAAGCTCGACGAGGTGACAGGTGTGTACACCAAAGCCAATCAAACCGAAAAACAGGAGGGATTTAAACTCTTGTCGGCAATCTACCCAACGCAGACTACCCGTCTGGAATCTTTGAAAAAGTGA
- a CDS encoding CoA-binding protein has product MKNVIVFGASTNPERYAYKASVEFKAKGYNVFPVGRKRGLIQDMEILEEPPMDRHIDVVSIYLGKDNQQPYYDYLLKIKPDHVIFNPGTENPELEQMLTEKRIRNEEACSLVLMRIGEL; this is encoded by the coding sequence ATGAAAAACGTAATTGTATTTGGAGCAAGTACCAATCCTGAAAGATACGCGTACAAAGCCTCAGTCGAGTTTAAGGCAAAGGGCTACAACGTATTTCCGGTTGGCCGCAAAAGGGGATTGATACAAGACATGGAGATTTTGGAAGAACCTCCTATGGACCGCCACATTGATGTAGTTTCCATCTATCTGGGTAAAGACAATCAGCAACCCTATTACGACTATCTGCTGAAGATAAAGCCGGATCATGTTATTTTTAATCCGGGTACAGAAAACCCTGAATTGGAACAGATGTTGACAGAAAAACGGATCCGAAACGAAGAGGCCTGCTCACTGGTACTTATGCGTATCGGAGAATTATAA
- a CDS encoding SDR family oxidoreductase, whose protein sequence is MKIGVTGATGQLGRMVVDKLKEKVSADSVVALVRNPEKAAGMGVEVRSFDYNQSENLALSLQGIDKLLLISSNEIGQRAKQHTNIIHAAKQAGVQWIVYTSLLHADNSTLSLAGEHLATEEALKESGIPYTLLRNGWYTENYTASIAGALSAGAFVGSAGDGKISSAPRMDFAEAAAIVLTSEGHAGKVYELAGDQYYTLKDLAAEISKQTGKELPYQNLPESEYARILKSIGLPETFALAIAGWDVSASHDDLFDNSGQLSALLGRSTTPLSKVVADALAAK, encoded by the coding sequence ATGAAAATCGGAGTAACAGGAGCGACCGGACAATTAGGTCGCATGGTAGTTGATAAACTAAAAGAAAAAGTGTCTGCCGACTCAGTTGTTGCGTTAGTGCGTAATCCGGAAAAAGCTGCCGGTATGGGAGTGGAAGTCCGCTCATTCGACTATAACCAATCCGAGAATCTGGCATTGTCTTTACAAGGAATTGACAAATTACTGCTTATATCAAGCAATGAAATCGGGCAACGGGCAAAACAACACACCAATATAATACATGCAGCCAAACAAGCTGGTGTACAATGGATTGTATATACCAGTCTATTGCATGCCGATAATTCAACGCTAAGTCTTGCTGGAGAGCATCTGGCTACGGAAGAGGCGCTAAAGGAATCTGGCATACCCTACACGCTGCTGCGCAACGGATGGTACACAGAAAATTATACCGCGTCCATCGCTGGAGCCCTTTCCGCAGGAGCATTTGTGGGAAGTGCCGGCGACGGTAAGATTTCATCAGCTCCGCGTATGGATTTTGCAGAAGCGGCAGCCATTGTATTAACCAGTGAAGGTCATGCCGGTAAAGTATACGAATTGGCGGGCGACCAATATTACACCCTGAAGGATCTGGCCGCCGAAATTTCGAAGCAGACCGGGAAAGAGCTGCCTTATCAGAACCTGCCTGAGTCTGAATATGCCCGGATACTTAAGAGCATAGGTTTACCGGAAACATTTGCTCTGGCAATTGCAGGATGGGATGTAAGTGCATCCCACGATGATCTGTTTGACAACAGTGGTCAGTTATCCGCATTACTTGGCAGAAGCACCACGCCTCTTTCCAAAGTAGTGGCAGATGCCTTAGCCGCAAAATAA
- a CDS encoding IS1182 family transposase → MTKLHFRPYISNQTLLFPSRIDEDIAEDDPVRVVNALVDNLDLNNIKALYKEYGRSPYHPQMMLKVIIYAYMNNVYSCRKIEKLLLRDIHYIWLAGYEKPDFITINRFRNRVKHEINQIFTQLVLLLAGKGYVSLDVEYIDGTKIESKANKYTFVWRKSVEKNRDKLLDKIRILLEQIDETIAQDKAAENQSVAFTPAAISDLARELKEALAEQPAARTREEKKARRAREKEIKELEKHGDKLAEYDQHLQTLGDRNSYSKSDPSATFMRMKEDAMNNGQTKPGYNLQIGTENQFITDFSLFPNPTDTLTLIPFLSSFSGRYNRLPGKAVADSGYGSEENYRFMEEHDIECFVKYNWFHKEQKRSFKNNPFLVDNLYYNAKDDYYVCPMGQHMTFVGKTHGRTASGYITESHRYRAARCEGCPLRTGCFKAKGNRSIEVNRRLVEYKRKAREKLISDEGLEHRSKRPIEPEAVFGQMKYNMAYRRFRHFGLDKVTMDFAFFAIAFNIKKMCAKAAKGISKGFYNRKITLKTAFYEVISDQNRIERKINPKWAA, encoded by the coding sequence ATGACAAAGTTACATTTTCGCCCGTATATATCCAACCAAACGCTTCTTTTTCCGAGCCGGATTGATGAAGATATTGCTGAAGATGACCCTGTCCGGGTAGTCAATGCCCTGGTTGACAATCTTGACCTTAATAATATTAAGGCTCTTTATAAAGAATATGGTCGTAGTCCCTATCATCCGCAGATGATGCTCAAGGTGATTATCTACGCCTACATGAACAACGTTTATTCCTGTCGCAAGATTGAGAAGCTGCTTCTTCGCGACATCCATTATATCTGGCTTGCCGGGTATGAAAAACCAGACTTTATTACAATCAACCGTTTTCGTAATCGGGTAAAGCATGAGATTAACCAGATTTTCACCCAACTAGTGCTTCTTCTTGCCGGTAAAGGCTATGTGAGTCTGGATGTGGAATACATTGATGGGACAAAGATTGAATCCAAAGCCAACAAATATACCTTTGTCTGGCGCAAAAGCGTGGAGAAGAACCGGGACAAACTTCTCGATAAAATAAGAATCCTGCTTGAACAGATTGATGAAACGATCGCCCAGGATAAAGCAGCAGAGAATCAATCCGTGGCGTTTACTCCGGCAGCCATCTCCGATCTTGCCCGGGAGTTGAAGGAGGCGCTGGCAGAGCAACCCGCAGCCAGGACCAGGGAAGAAAAGAAAGCCCGTCGGGCAAGGGAGAAAGAGATAAAAGAGTTAGAGAAGCACGGCGATAAGCTTGCCGAATATGACCAGCATCTGCAAACACTCGGGGATCGTAACTCTTATTCCAAAAGTGATCCTTCAGCCACCTTTATGCGCATGAAAGAGGATGCGATGAACAACGGCCAGACCAAACCCGGCTACAACTTACAAATCGGGACAGAGAACCAATTCATCACCGACTTTTCCCTGTTCCCCAACCCTACAGACACATTAACCCTTATACCTTTCCTTAGCTCGTTTTCCGGACGTTACAACCGGCTTCCCGGCAAAGCCGTTGCCGACTCCGGTTATGGATCGGAGGAGAATTATCGTTTTATGGAAGAACATGATATAGAGTGTTTTGTAAAATACAACTGGTTCCACAAAGAGCAGAAGCGTTCGTTTAAGAATAATCCTTTTCTGGTGGATAATTTATATTATAATGCCAAAGATGATTACTATGTTTGCCCCATGGGGCAGCATATGACCTTTGTGGGTAAGACTCATGGAAGGACAGCTAGCGGATATATTACCGAATCACATCGCTACAGGGCAGCAAGATGCGAAGGATGCCCTCTTCGGACCGGATGCTTCAAAGCCAAGGGGAATCGCTCCATCGAAGTTAACCGCAGACTCGTGGAATATAAACGCAAAGCCCGTGAGAAGCTGATCTCGGATGAGGGACTTGAACACCGATCCAAACGACCTATAGAACCAGAAGCCGTTTTCGGACAAATGAAATACAATATGGCATACCGTCGATTCCGTCACTTCGGACTCGACAAAGTCACCATGGACTTTGCCTTCTTTGCCATAGCCTTCAACATAAAAAAGATGTGTGCAAAAGCAGCTAAAGGGATATCAAAGGGCTTTTATAACAGGAAAATTACTCTGAAAACAGCGTTTTATGAGGTGATAAGCGATCAAAATCGAATCGAAAGAAAAATCAATCCAAAATGGGCGGCTTGA
- the recN gene encoding DNA repair protein RecN, which produces MLKSLFIQNYVLIDSLDIEFANGFSVITGETGAGKSIILGALSLVLGQRADGKSIKKEADRCVIEATFDISLYQLEPFFIANDLEYDARHCILRRELYASGKSRAFVNDSPVGLNVLRSLGTRLIDIHSQHQNLMLGDSRFQLDVVDVLADNEIPLILYRKEFSRYQSLKRDLKELTEKSRQNRQEEDYIRFQLEQLHEARLTDGEQEMLEQEQETLSHAEEIKGALYKITELLSGDEQGGLLQIKEALQTATSLERFYPQAKEMAERLRSAYIDLNDLSSDADSQKEDVEFNPERMVFVEERLNLIYTLQQKHHLNSVAELIALQEKYTAQLQEIDSYDNQIEALQQQVDATFKELMQQASVLSEQRKIASLGLARQLVEMIAPLGMPNTRFSVDFKTKSAPDADGIDEICFLFSANKSGDLQPVANTASGGEISRLMLCLKAMIAGATALPAIIFDEVDTGVSGDIANKMGDIMHELGTKMQVMAITHLPQIASKGIAHYYVFKKEENDRTITQIKQMDTEERVIEIARMLSGAALTEASMANARDLLGVD; this is translated from the coding sequence ATGCTTAAGTCCTTATTCATACAAAACTATGTTCTGATCGATAGTCTCGACATAGAATTTGCCAATGGCTTTTCGGTGATAACCGGCGAAACGGGAGCCGGAAAGTCAATCATACTTGGAGCTCTTTCCCTTGTTTTAGGTCAGCGGGCCGACGGAAAAAGTATCAAGAAAGAGGCCGACAGGTGTGTTATTGAAGCCACCTTCGATATCTCGCTCTATCAGCTGGAACCGTTTTTTATTGCCAACGATCTCGAATACGATGCCCGGCATTGTATCCTGCGCCGCGAACTGTATGCATCGGGTAAATCCCGTGCATTTGTAAACGATTCGCCGGTAGGGCTCAATGTGTTGCGCAGTCTCGGTACACGATTGATCGATATCCATTCGCAGCATCAGAACCTGATGCTGGGCGATAGTCGTTTTCAGCTGGACGTAGTGGATGTGTTGGCCGACAACGAAATACCACTCATTCTATACCGTAAGGAATTCAGCCGTTACCAGTCGTTGAAGCGCGACCTGAAGGAGTTGACCGAGAAATCGCGTCAGAATCGGCAGGAGGAAGATTACATCCGTTTCCAGCTGGAGCAATTGCATGAAGCCCGGTTGACGGATGGAGAGCAGGAGATGCTTGAGCAAGAACAGGAAACCTTGTCACATGCCGAAGAGATCAAGGGTGCCTTGTATAAAATTACAGAATTACTTTCGGGCGACGAACAAGGTGGGTTGTTGCAGATAAAGGAGGCGTTGCAGACAGCAACCTCCCTCGAGCGCTTCTACCCCCAGGCAAAGGAGATGGCAGAACGGTTACGCTCGGCCTATATCGACCTGAACGACCTGTCATCCGATGCGGATTCGCAGAAAGAGGATGTGGAATTTAATCCCGAAAGGATGGTATTTGTAGAGGAGCGTCTAAATCTGATCTACACCCTGCAACAGAAACATCATCTGAACTCGGTTGCAGAGCTAATCGCTTTGCAGGAAAAATATACGGCGCAACTTCAGGAAATAGATTCTTACGATAATCAGATAGAAGCACTTCAGCAGCAGGTGGATGCAACATTCAAAGAGCTGATGCAGCAAGCCTCGGTGTTAAGCGAGCAACGTAAGATAGCCTCGTTGGGATTAGCCAGACAGCTGGTGGAAATGATCGCTCCGCTGGGTATGCCAAATACAAGGTTTTCGGTCGACTTTAAGACCAAGTCGGCTCCCGATGCCGATGGGATTGATGAGATATGCTTTCTGTTTTCCGCCAATAAGAGCGGCGACCTCCAACCGGTGGCCAATACGGCTTCGGGAGGTGAAATATCCCGTCTGATGCTTTGTCTCAAAGCCATGATAGCCGGAGCCACAGCTTTACCCGCCATTATATTCGACGAGGTGGATACCGGAGTATCGGGGGATATTGCTAATAAAATGGGGGATATCATGCATGAACTTGGAACCAAGATGCAGGTGATGGCCATCACGCATTTGCCGCAGATCGCTTCGAAGGGGATTGCCCATTATTATGTATTTAAAAAGGAGGAGAACGACAGAACCATTACCCAGATAAAGCAGATGGATACGGAAGAGCGTGTTATCGAGATTGCACGTATGCTGAGTGGGGCTGCCCTTACGGAAGCCTCTATGGCTAATGCCCGCGATTTACTGGGAGTGGATTAA
- a CDS encoding PH domain-containing protein, with product MKTITSTSSMDRTNFLITLILTALLVVLFFAIPDFYPRLILFALFSVLYVVIYGHIPTSFSLTEDSLVLKAPYKKISIRLNEISAAQYLGKGNVFSMIRTFGCSGIFGHWGYFYSPRIGKVKLYARRNNHWILIHTLHKGKYIIAPDDPSFFDELQSRLLIEKVE from the coding sequence ATGAAAACAATAACCTCTACTTCGTCGATGGATCGGACCAATTTTCTGATTACGCTGATACTTACAGCCTTGTTGGTTGTGCTTTTCTTCGCTATTCCCGATTTTTATCCCCGGCTGATCCTGTTTGCGCTGTTTTCTGTACTCTATGTGGTGATATATGGTCATATTCCCACCTCTTTCAGTCTTACGGAGGATAGCTTGGTTTTAAAAGCCCCTTATAAGAAAATCAGCATCCGCCTTAATGAAATAAGTGCCGCCCAATACCTTGGCAAGGGCAATGTATTTTCCATGATACGTACTTTCGGATGCAGTGGTATATTCGGTCACTGGGGTTATTTTTATTCACCCCGTATCGGCAAGGTAAAACTCTATGCCCGCAGAAACAATCATTGGATTTTAATACACACGCTGCACAAAGGAAAGTACATTATTGCTCCGGACGATCCCTCATTTTTTGACGAGCTTCAAAGCAGATTGCTAATTGAAAAGGTGGAATAA
- a CDS encoding cyclodeaminase/cyclohydrolase family protein, with translation MTHPLIPVSGISMDETAAYARRLAERIAKEAGIPVYCYEYAAFRSERKKLAVCREGEYEGLKPRFGVPEQMPDFGGEKWTDRVALTGCTAVGARDFLIAINFNLNTTSTRRANAIAFDVRERGRVMREGGSPVGRIMKDDLGRERFIPGALKSTAAIGWFIKEYGIAQVSMNITNVAVTPVHVAFEEVVAKAAARGVRVTGTEIVGLIPKSVLLDAGRYFLRKQQRSLGIPEQEIIRMAVLSMGLDDLKPFDVDNKVIEYMLDKKEEERLVDRSVTGFILETASESPAPGGGSIAAVMGALGAALGTMVANLSAHKPGWDDRWEEFSDAAVRGQELVRELLYLVDEDTRSFNKVMEAFGLPKNTAEEKQLRTEAIQEATFYATQVPFRVMKASMAVFDLAGQMAQTGNPNSVSDAGVGALAARAAVLGAWLNVRINAASIKDRNRVEDLLKEAAGMAELSRQKEDAILEIVNAKI, from the coding sequence TTGACACACCCTCTTATTCCGGTTTCGGGAATCTCGATGGATGAAACAGCTGCATATGCCCGCCGGTTGGCAGAGCGCATCGCAAAAGAAGCCGGTATTCCAGTTTATTGTTATGAATATGCCGCATTCCGTTCCGAACGGAAAAAGCTGGCCGTTTGCCGCGAAGGCGAGTACGAGGGACTTAAACCCCGTTTTGGTGTTCCGGAGCAGATGCCCGACTTTGGAGGTGAAAAGTGGACGGACAGGGTTGCTCTGACCGGGTGTACGGCTGTGGGGGCGCGCGACTTTCTGATTGCTATTAATTTCAATTTAAATACAACTTCTACGCGCAGGGCCAATGCGATTGCATTCGATGTACGCGAACGCGGAAGGGTTATGCGTGAAGGAGGCTCGCCTGTAGGGCGTATCATGAAGGATGATTTGGGAAGGGAGCGTTTTATCCCCGGGGCGTTAAAAAGTACGGCGGCAATCGGATGGTTCATAAAAGAGTATGGAATTGCACAGGTCTCTATGAATATAACCAATGTGGCCGTTACTCCGGTGCACGTTGCTTTTGAAGAGGTGGTAGCCAAAGCTGCTGCCCGTGGAGTGCGTGTTACGGGTACCGAAATAGTGGGGTTGATACCCAAATCGGTATTGTTGGATGCCGGACGTTATTTTTTACGTAAACAACAGCGCTCGCTGGGTATTCCGGAACAAGAAATTATTCGTATGGCTGTTCTGTCGATGGGACTGGATGACCTTAAACCTTTTGATGTTGATAATAAGGTGATCGAGTATATGCTGGATAAGAAAGAAGAGGAGAGATTGGTAGACAGAAGTGTGACCGGTTTTATTCTTGAAACTGCCAGCGAGTCGCCTGCTCCGGGCGGAGGATCCATTGCTGCCGTCATGGGTGCATTGGGTGCTGCGTTGGGAACGATGGTTGCCAATCTTTCGGCGCATAAACCGGGTTGGGACGATCGTTGGGAGGAATTCTCGGACGCAGCGGTACGAGGACAGGAATTAGTCAGGGAACTTCTTTATCTGGTGGATGAAGATACCCGTTCTTTCAATAAGGTGATGGAGGCATTTGGCTTGCCTAAGAATACGGCGGAGGAGAAACAGCTTCGTACAGAAGCCATTCAGGAGGCTACCTTCTATGCTACTCAGGTGCCGTTCCGGGTAATGAAGGCTTCCATGGCTGTATTTGATTTAGCCGGACAGATGGCTCAGACGGGGAATCCCAATTCTGTATCCGACGCCGGAGTGGGAGCTTTGGCTGCACGTGCAGCAGTGTTAGGTGCCTGGTTAAATGTGCGTATCAATGCAGCTTCCATCAAGGATCGAAACAGGGTGGAAGATTTGTTAAAGGAAGCTGCCGGAATGGCTGAGCTTTCCCGGCAAAAAGAAGATGCCATCCTTGAAATTGTGAATGCCAAAATATAG
- a CDS encoding winged helix-turn-helix transcriptional regulator — MVKSGKKINCPVTASIELIGGKWKTIILYSLLSGTRRFGEIAVRIPDISRKVLTEQLKELESDGLILREQYKEIPPRVEYSLTELGKSLSPVFRELEIWGTENLLSKE, encoded by the coding sequence ATGGTCAAATCAGGTAAAAAAATAAATTGTCCGGTTACAGCCTCTATCGAACTAATTGGAGGTAAGTGGAAAACAATCATTTTGTATTCGTTATTGAGCGGCACAAGGCGTTTTGGCGAAATAGCGGTGCGCATACCTGATATTTCAAGGAAAGTGCTGACCGAACAACTTAAGGAGCTGGAGTCGGATGGGTTAATTTTGCGTGAACAATACAAGGAGATCCCTCCTAGGGTGGAGTATTCGCTTACAGAACTTGGGAAAAGTCTATCACCTGTGTTCAGAGAGTTGGAAATCTGGGGTACTGAAAACCTGTTATCAAAAGAATAA